In Dethiosulfovibrio russensis, a single window of DNA contains:
- a CDS encoding transposase — MARYSKEQKEAIKKRMMPPENMSIPKLSKETGITVTTLYNWRKELRASGKAAPCDEDRPDSW; from the coding sequence ATGGCGAGGTACAGCAAAGAACAAAAAGAGGCAATCAAAAAGAGAATGATGCCGCCGGAGAACATGTCCATACCTAAGTTATCGAAAGAGACGGGCATAACGGTGACCACCCTCTATAACTGGAGAAAAGAGCTCCGTGCGTCCGGCAAGGCAGCTCCCTGCGACGAAGATAGACCGGACAGCTGG